The following are encoded in a window of Hyalangium minutum genomic DNA:
- a CDS encoding hybrid sensor histidine kinase/response regulator — MKVVLVVDDEEALLEVFASVVKDLGHTVLCAHAGDEALGLAQSHQPDLIISDHMMPGLTGMELLRSVRRDERLASTPFILISAALPQGADEANAYLAKPVSLETFERMVEEGLRASMGRPERPAGLPLTQAPETTMNLARAEMMSWVAHEIKTPLSSARLNLELMLRHLSGETADAQRRRGTVALHQLDRMSTLVSSVLEASQLSDGRIKLQREPCELRSFLQGVASYWRDTRPEAELLVKLPAEAVTMQADAERLRQILNNLISNAVKYGGTPARVELALELSPGRAVISVTDHGQGMDASELPRIFDRFHRAVGSTGQGHGLGLYIASALAQLHGGSLQVHSQRGEGSTFTLSLPLGR; from the coding sequence GTGAAGGTGGTCTTGGTTGTCGATGATGAAGAGGCGCTGTTGGAGGTGTTCGCGTCCGTGGTCAAGGACCTGGGCCACACAGTCCTCTGCGCTCATGCGGGCGACGAGGCGCTGGGCCTGGCCCAATCCCACCAGCCGGACCTCATCATCAGCGACCACATGATGCCGGGGTTGACCGGGATGGAGCTCTTGCGCTCGGTGCGTAGAGACGAGCGGCTGGCGTCCACGCCCTTCATCCTGATCAGCGCGGCCCTGCCGCAAGGGGCCGACGAGGCCAACGCCTACCTGGCCAAGCCGGTGTCTCTGGAGACGTTTGAGCGGATGGTGGAGGAGGGGTTGCGCGCTTCCATGGGGAGGCCCGAGAGGCCTGCGGGCCTGCCGCTGACGCAGGCTCCGGAGACAACGATGAACCTCGCGCGCGCGGAGATGATGAGCTGGGTGGCCCACGAGATCAAGACACCCCTCAGCTCGGCGCGGCTGAACCTGGAGCTGATGCTGCGGCACCTGAGTGGGGAGACGGCGGACGCGCAGAGGCGGCGGGGCACGGTGGCGCTCCATCAGTTGGACCGGATGTCCACCCTGGTCAGCTCGGTGCTCGAGGCCTCGCAGCTGTCCGATGGGCGCATCAAGCTCCAGCGCGAGCCGTGCGAGCTCAGGTCCTTTCTGCAGGGCGTGGCGAGCTACTGGCGGGACACGCGGCCCGAGGCCGAGCTCCTCGTGAAGCTGCCCGCCGAGGCGGTGACGATGCAGGCGGATGCCGAGCGGCTGCGGCAGATCCTCAACAACCTGATCTCGAACGCCGTCAAGTATGGAGGGACGCCGGCGCGGGTGGAGCTCGCGTTGGAGCTCTCTCCGGGGCGGGCCGTCATCTCGGTGACGGACCATGGCCAGGGGATGGACGCCTCCGAGCTGCCGCGGATCTTCGACCGCTTCCACCGCGCGGTGGGCAGTACGGGCCAGGGGCATGGGCTGGGGCTCTACATCGCATCGGCGCTGGCGCAGCTGCATGGGGGCTCGTTGCAGGTCCACTCACAGCGCGGCGAGGGCTCCACCTTCACCCTCTCCCTTCCGTTGGGGCGCTGA
- a CDS encoding double-CXXCG motif protein, whose product MRFYWLRAVPEPRYSGGHDYGHKWGLPGTRCPVCGVSGAVTGDAYPSVDLSHLPPEEQKKYLPRFEQDYAEFERLREQVRPLVPPGVHLWPGTKFGPMNGTARGDFGPLVLHHPWTLLMRREPLELLQAEGLSGLKGCRTALRFRKKNPPELLELELLPRGKLHPDYLLEQRPPCPRCENEPVEAPEMPTLDANSLPQDLDVFRFADFLTMIIATERFVEAVRRLGYEQDILFRELPVHGP is encoded by the coding sequence ATGCGCTTCTACTGGCTACGCGCCGTCCCTGAGCCTCGCTACTCCGGAGGGCATGATTACGGACACAAGTGGGGCCTGCCAGGGACACGTTGCCCAGTGTGCGGTGTCAGCGGAGCGGTGACAGGAGACGCCTACCCCTCGGTGGACCTGTCCCATCTGCCCCCCGAAGAGCAGAAGAAATACTTGCCGCGTTTCGAGCAGGACTACGCGGAGTTCGAGCGGTTGCGAGAACAGGTACGTCCGCTGGTACCCCCAGGAGTTCATCTGTGGCCGGGAACCAAGTTTGGCCCGATGAACGGCACTGCCCGGGGGGATTTTGGCCCGCTGGTGCTGCATCACCCGTGGACGCTGTTGATGCGGCGTGAGCCTCTGGAGCTGCTCCAGGCCGAGGGACTCAGCGGCTTGAAGGGATGCCGCACGGCCTTGCGCTTCCGCAAGAAGAACCCACCGGAGTTGTTGGAACTGGAGCTATTGCCCCGGGGCAAGCTTCACCCGGACTATCTGCTGGAGCAGCGGCCACCTTGTCCAAGGTGCGAGAACGAACCCGTGGAGGCTCCGGAGATGCCTACCTTGGACGCAAACTCCCTCCCACAAGACCTCGACGTGTTCCGCTTCGCGGATTTCCTGACCATGATCATCGCCACCGAGCGCTTCGTGGAAGCGGTGCGGCGGTTGGGCTACGAGCAGGACATCCTCTTCCGCGAACTTCCAGTGCACGGCCCGTAG
- a CDS encoding GNAT family N-acetyltransferase → MRRGPGPSLRLATEADRRALWRLHSRSVAALCQGAYSPHEVKTWVELLRPDGYLRPEQPRTVLLAERGQTLVGFGQLEPLLGELEALYVAPEEAGHGVGSSLLASLETLAWQAGASAMSLDASLNAETFYHERGYVRLHRAHRILTPEVHLACLRMRKPRPAASELRPGRRGEAFGAPRPEP, encoded by the coding sequence GTGAGACGAGGGCCCGGCCCCAGCCTGCGCCTGGCGACCGAGGCGGACCGCCGCGCCCTGTGGCGGCTCCACTCACGCTCGGTGGCGGCGCTCTGCCAGGGCGCCTACTCTCCCCACGAGGTGAAGACGTGGGTGGAGTTGCTGCGCCCGGACGGGTACCTGCGCCCGGAGCAGCCGCGCACCGTGCTGCTGGCCGAGCGCGGCCAGACCCTGGTGGGCTTCGGGCAGTTGGAGCCGCTGCTCGGGGAGCTGGAGGCCCTCTACGTGGCCCCCGAGGAGGCCGGCCATGGCGTGGGCTCCTCACTGCTGGCCTCGCTGGAGACCCTGGCGTGGCAGGCGGGCGCGTCCGCCATGAGCCTGGATGCCAGCCTCAACGCAGAGACCTTCTACCACGAGCGGGGTTACGTCCGGCTCCACCGCGCCCACCGCATCCTCACCCCCGAAGTGCATCTGGCCTGCTTGCGGATGCGCAAGCCTCGGCCCGCCGCCTCGGAGCTCCGGCCCGGGCGCCGGGGAGAGGCCTTTGGCGCGCCTCGCCCCGAGCCTTGA
- a CDS encoding ATPase domain-containing protein, with product MNSSRSLLTTGVPGFDSLLGGGIPVRQSVLITGQPGTGKTVLASQIAFHHAAQGTPVVLATTTSESQAKLLEDLSGFSFFSRKKLGEELFFLSIYAWLKKGPREAREILIHTIRERKARLLVVDGLRSVRDLWQDEAKLREFFYELSVGLATVDCTALFITEYPLSKLIDFPESTTVDGVISLTFDEGPGGRVRRAEVVKLRGMKHLHGRHLMKMDGTGVRILPRTEAVTQPDLDFIPPEGRAGFGLPELDRLFDGGLPQCSAALIAGSTGVGKTLLGLHFAAAGGRQGEKALVFSFSEPSASLTARARRVSLELQPLISSGMVHLRYEPCFEMEADEIAELLLSELERIGARRLVLEDVETLERALDRPARARSFFGALLIRLRTMGITSLFTRKISKVIGPELDFSDSPLANIAENLLFLRHVELRGRLYRVMSILNLRNSRYDPTLREFEIRDEGLRVLDPLHSAEGLLTGMARPVGASREPVLP from the coding sequence TTGAATTCCTCCAGAAGTCTTCTCACCACCGGTGTTCCTGGCTTCGACTCCCTCCTGGGGGGCGGCATTCCCGTCCGCCAGTCGGTCTTGATCACCGGCCAGCCCGGCACGGGCAAGACGGTTCTCGCCAGCCAGATTGCCTTCCACCACGCGGCGCAAGGCACCCCCGTGGTGCTGGCCACGACCACCTCCGAGTCCCAGGCCAAGCTGCTCGAGGACCTCTCGGGGTTCTCCTTCTTCAGCCGGAAGAAGCTGGGCGAAGAGCTCTTCTTCCTCAGCATCTACGCATGGCTCAAGAAGGGGCCTCGCGAGGCGCGGGAGATCCTCATCCACACCATCCGCGAGCGCAAGGCGCGCTTGCTGGTGGTGGATGGGCTCCGCTCGGTGCGGGATCTGTGGCAGGACGAAGCCAAGCTGCGCGAGTTCTTCTACGAGCTCTCGGTGGGGCTGGCGACGGTGGACTGCACCGCCCTCTTCATCACCGAGTACCCGCTCTCCAAGCTGATCGACTTCCCCGAGTCGACCACGGTGGATGGGGTCATCTCCCTCACCTTCGACGAGGGCCCGGGGGGGCGTGTCCGGCGCGCGGAGGTGGTGAAGCTGCGCGGCATGAAGCACCTCCACGGCCGCCACCTGATGAAGATGGATGGCACCGGCGTGCGCATCCTGCCTCGCACCGAGGCAGTCACCCAGCCGGATCTGGACTTCATCCCGCCGGAAGGGCGCGCCGGTTTCGGGCTGCCCGAGCTCGACCGCCTGTTCGACGGGGGACTGCCCCAGTGCAGCGCGGCGCTCATCGCGGGGAGCACCGGTGTGGGCAAGACGCTGCTCGGACTGCACTTCGCGGCAGCGGGGGGCCGCCAAGGTGAGAAGGCCCTGGTGTTCTCCTTCTCGGAGCCCTCGGCGAGCCTGACCGCCCGGGCGCGGCGGGTCAGCCTCGAGCTGCAGCCGCTCATCTCCTCGGGGATGGTCCACCTGCGCTACGAGCCGTGCTTCGAGATGGAGGCGGATGAGATCGCCGAGCTGCTCCTGTCCGAGCTGGAGCGGATCGGGGCCCGGCGCCTGGTGCTGGAGGATGTGGAGACGCTCGAGCGTGCGCTGGATCGGCCCGCGCGCGCGCGCTCCTTCTTCGGCGCCCTGCTCATCCGGCTCCGGACGATGGGCATCACCTCGCTGTTCACCCGGAAGATCTCCAAGGTGATCGGGCCGGAGCTGGACTTCAGCGACTCGCCCCTGGCGAACATCGCCGAGAACCTGCTCTTCCTGCGCCATGTCGAGCTGCGCGGCCGGCTCTACCGGGTGATGTCCATCCTCAACCTGCGCAACAGCCGGTACGACCCGACCCTGCGCGAGTTCGAGATTCGAGACGAGGGCCTCCGGGTTCTGGATCCCCTTCACTCCGCCGAAGGTCTCTTGACGGGGATGGCACGCCCGGTCGGGGCGAGCCGGGAGCCCGTGCTGCCGTGA
- the glgC gene encoding glucose-1-phosphate adenylyltransferase, with product MAKLLAMILAGGAGTRLEPLTRERAKPAVPFGGRYRIIDFVLSNFVNSGVYRMKVLTQYKSDSLNNHLSRAWRMTAFLGHYVESVPAQMRTGMDWYKGSADAIYQNLNIITDEEPDFIFVFGADHVYRMDVRQMLDFHQAKKAACTVAAIPVPIEQGKDFGIIDVGPDGRMLQFLEKPKNPPPMPGNPKMCLASMGNYLFSTDVLVQEVVRDAADEGSVHDFGKSIISELYKKAPVYVYDFAQNRVAGQEEKERGYWRDVGNIDVYFQSNMDLAEVDPIFNLYNDKWPIYTAAHNLPPAKFVFADRENKRVGNATDSLVSEGCIISGGSVNRSILSPKVRVHSYSEVQDSILFENVSIGRRCRIRRAIIDKNVEIPPGMTIGHDLEEDKRRFHVTSDGVVVIPKGMKVS from the coding sequence ATGGCAAAGCTGCTGGCGATGATTCTGGCAGGTGGTGCAGGCACCCGGCTCGAGCCGCTCACCCGTGAGCGCGCCAAGCCCGCCGTTCCCTTCGGCGGGCGGTACCGCATCATCGACTTCGTTCTCTCCAACTTCGTCAACTCCGGCGTGTACCGGATGAAGGTGCTCACGCAGTACAAGAGCGACTCGCTCAACAACCACCTGTCGCGCGCGTGGCGGATGACGGCGTTCCTGGGCCACTACGTGGAGTCTGTGCCCGCGCAAATGCGCACCGGCATGGACTGGTACAAGGGCAGCGCGGACGCCATCTACCAGAACCTCAACATCATCACCGACGAGGAGCCGGACTTCATCTTCGTCTTCGGCGCGGACCATGTGTACCGCATGGACGTGCGGCAGATGCTGGACTTCCACCAGGCCAAGAAGGCGGCCTGCACCGTGGCCGCCATTCCCGTGCCCATCGAGCAGGGCAAGGACTTCGGCATCATCGACGTGGGGCCGGATGGGCGCATGCTCCAGTTCCTGGAGAAGCCCAAGAACCCGCCGCCCATGCCGGGCAACCCGAAGATGTGCCTGGCCTCCATGGGCAACTACCTGTTCTCCACGGACGTGCTGGTGCAGGAGGTGGTGCGGGACGCCGCCGACGAGGGCAGCGTGCACGACTTCGGCAAGTCCATCATCAGCGAGCTGTACAAGAAGGCGCCTGTCTACGTGTACGACTTCGCGCAGAACCGGGTGGCGGGCCAGGAGGAGAAGGAGCGCGGCTACTGGCGGGACGTGGGGAACATCGACGTCTACTTCCAGTCCAACATGGACCTGGCCGAGGTGGACCCCATCTTCAACCTCTACAACGACAAGTGGCCCATCTACACCGCGGCGCACAACCTGCCGCCGGCCAAGTTCGTCTTCGCGGACCGGGAGAACAAGCGCGTGGGCAACGCCACGGACTCGCTGGTGTCCGAGGGCTGCATCATCTCCGGCGGCTCGGTGAACCGCTCCATCCTGTCTCCGAAGGTGCGCGTGCACTCGTACTCGGAGGTGCAGGACAGCATCCTCTTCGAGAACGTCTCCATCGGGCGGCGGTGCCGCATCCGCCGCGCCATCATCGACAAGAACGTGGAGATTCCGCCGGGGATGACCATTGGCCATGACTTGGAGGAGGACAAGCGGCGCTTCCACGTCACCTCGGACGGCGTGGTCGTCATTCCCAAGGGCATGAAGGTGTCGTGA
- a CDS encoding TIGR02269 family lipoprotein, whose translation MWLLVTVALSACATARPAMFEEPGCEGAAEAAHFEELCTEERSVVALCAGEQCGVYRCKEVMEGSAAGVVVLARGGMAVLPSPQAGAQRYWGSAQELPKDTRPVFIIPWRHKPPLLPSQQQMLDEAAKERRKPHEQHHIFPRAFREWFTDKGIDIDQYVIPLEVEKHRSIHRGAKGGPWNAAWEKFIEARRGKPVPAQEIHRYAGQLIYEFQLFGPVLPFSKQPPPLPAGY comes from the coding sequence ATGTGGCTGCTGGTGACTGTGGCGCTGTCGGCCTGCGCAACGGCACGACCGGCCATGTTCGAGGAACCTGGCTGCGAAGGAGCTGCCGAGGCCGCGCACTTCGAGGAACTGTGCACCGAGGAGCGCAGCGTGGTGGCGCTGTGCGCAGGCGAGCAGTGTGGGGTGTACCGGTGCAAGGAGGTGATGGAGGGCTCAGCGGCGGGGGTTGTGGTGCTTGCCCGAGGCGGGATGGCGGTGCTGCCCAGCCCGCAGGCAGGTGCTCAGCGCTACTGGGGCAGCGCACAGGAGTTGCCGAAGGACACCCGGCCCGTCTTCATCATCCCCTGGAGGCACAAGCCACCGCTGCTGCCCAGCCAGCAGCAGATGTTGGACGAGGCGGCGAAGGAACGGCGCAAGCCGCACGAGCAGCACCACATCTTCCCGCGGGCATTTCGGGAATGGTTCACCGACAAGGGGATCGACATCGACCAGTACGTCATCCCGCTGGAGGTAGAGAAGCACCGGAGCATCCATCGGGGGGCGAAAGGGGGCCCGTGGAACGCGGCCTGGGAGAAGTTCATCGAAGCCAGACGCGGAAAGCCAGTTCCTGCGCAAGAGATCCACCGGTACGCTGGACAGCTCATCTACGAGTTCCAGCTGTTCGGACCCGTGTTGCCGTTTTCGAAGCAGCCGCCACCGCTGCCCGCGGGGTATTGA
- a CDS encoding pyridoxal phosphate-dependent aminotransferase — translation MPRHPTYAPSVTGMPGSVYSTLAERLSRQQGEVYPLYIGDTWMEPPEGCRMEDLRTSEFPGLHRYSAVEGHPALRDAIVEHVRARSSVAIERSQVLVTTGATGALGAMVGALVAPGEEVLLLAPYWPLIAGIVTAFHGVPVAVPFLEASSADELVEAVRARITERTVALYLNTPNNPSGRVLPRAWVEALAELARREGLWILSDEVYEDYVYEGEHVSTLALAPERTLATWSFSKAYGMAGNRCGWAVGPKDAVAQLRKVSTHSFYSAPTAAQLAGLRALQGPGPQWAAQAAAQYADTGRKVAERLGVPPPQGSTFLFVDVAPHLDERGLLGFLERCVDQRLLLAPGMNFGPFPHHVRLCFTCSPPDVVLRGAEVLARLMGR, via the coding sequence ATGCCGCGCCACCCCACCTACGCGCCCTCCGTCACCGGGATGCCCGGCTCCGTGTACAGCACGCTCGCGGAGCGGCTCTCCCGCCAGCAGGGCGAGGTGTATCCGCTCTACATCGGCGACACGTGGATGGAGCCTCCCGAGGGCTGCCGCATGGAGGACCTCCGCACCTCGGAGTTCCCCGGCCTCCACCGCTACTCCGCCGTCGAGGGCCACCCCGCCCTTCGGGACGCCATCGTCGAGCACGTGCGCGCACGCTCCAGCGTCGCCATCGAGCGCTCCCAGGTCCTTGTCACCACCGGTGCCACCGGCGCGCTCGGCGCCATGGTGGGCGCGTTGGTCGCTCCCGGCGAGGAGGTCCTCCTGCTCGCCCCCTACTGGCCGCTCATCGCCGGCATCGTCACGGCCTTCCATGGCGTGCCCGTGGCCGTGCCCTTCCTGGAGGCCAGCAGCGCTGACGAGCTCGTGGAGGCCGTACGGGCCCGGATCACCGAGCGCACCGTCGCGCTCTACCTCAACACCCCTAACAACCCCAGCGGCCGGGTGCTTCCCCGCGCCTGGGTCGAGGCCCTCGCTGAGCTCGCCCGGCGCGAGGGCCTGTGGATCCTCTCGGACGAGGTCTACGAGGACTACGTCTACGAGGGCGAGCACGTGTCCACCCTCGCGCTCGCTCCCGAGCGCACCCTGGCCACTTGGAGCTTCAGCAAGGCCTACGGCATGGCGGGCAACCGCTGCGGCTGGGCCGTGGGCCCCAAGGACGCCGTGGCCCAGCTGCGCAAGGTGAGCACGCACTCCTTCTACAGCGCCCCCACTGCCGCCCAGCTCGCAGGGCTCCGCGCGCTGCAGGGCCCTGGTCCTCAGTGGGCCGCTCAGGCTGCCGCGCAGTACGCGGACACCGGCCGCAAGGTGGCCGAGCGGCTCGGAGTCCCTCCCCCTCAGGGCAGCACCTTCCTCTTCGTGGACGTGGCCCCGCACCTGGACGAGCGCGGGCTCCTGGGCTTCCTGGAGCGCTGTGTCGATCAGCGCCTGCTCCTGGCTCCGGGCATGAACTTCGGTCCCTTCCCCCACCACGTGCGGCTCTGCTTCACCTGCTCTCCGCCGGATGTCGTGCTCCGCGGTGCCGAGGTGCTCGCGCGGCTCATGGGCCGTTGA
- a CDS encoding MBL fold metallo-hydrolase produces the protein MAQHSPSRLARFLFIVLGLLLLGAAWVWPLLPRREGARVDAGNGLVGVLTEGYAYAWVLKTPHGAALVDAGADPKGTELLAELAKQGVAPEQVHTVLLTHGHPDHWAAAHLFPNARVVVAASELPLLRGEYAQKSLVGKMTRSLARPPLPSKLEPAEDGKALDVDGEQIHVFLVPGHTPGSVVYQWRDVLFLGDVLVRNKKGLAPSPGIFSEDNALNRQSLEKLRNVDFARVADGHAGLTVDGREQLLKALK, from the coding sequence ATGGCCCAGCACTCTCCCTCTCGGCTGGCGCGGTTTCTGTTCATCGTCCTGGGGCTGCTATTGCTGGGCGCGGCGTGGGTCTGGCCGCTGCTGCCCCGGCGCGAGGGCGCTCGGGTGGACGCGGGCAACGGGCTGGTGGGCGTGCTCACGGAGGGGTACGCGTACGCGTGGGTGCTGAAGACGCCTCACGGCGCGGCGCTGGTGGATGCGGGCGCGGATCCGAAGGGCACGGAGCTGCTGGCGGAGCTGGCCAAGCAGGGCGTGGCGCCGGAGCAGGTGCACACGGTGCTGCTGACGCACGGGCACCCAGACCACTGGGCCGCGGCGCACCTGTTCCCGAACGCGCGGGTGGTGGTGGCGGCCTCGGAGCTGCCGCTGCTGCGCGGGGAGTACGCGCAGAAGAGCCTGGTGGGGAAGATGACGCGCTCCCTGGCGCGGCCGCCGCTGCCCTCGAAGCTGGAGCCGGCGGAGGACGGGAAGGCGCTGGACGTGGATGGGGAGCAGATCCACGTGTTCCTGGTGCCGGGGCACACGCCGGGCAGCGTGGTGTACCAGTGGAGGGACGTGCTCTTCCTGGGGGACGTGCTGGTGCGGAACAAGAAGGGCCTGGCGCCCTCGCCGGGCATCTTCTCCGAGGACAACGCGCTGAACCGCCAGTCGCTCGAGAAGCTGCGCAACGTGGACTTCGCCCGCGTGGCGGATGGGCACGCGGGGCTCACGGTGGATGGGCGCGAGCAGCTGCTGAAGGCGCTGAAGTAG
- a CDS encoding GGDEF domain-containing protein produces the protein MAADETRVTKISSVNVRNAANRDCCLVQIHGPELGKKYVLEDIEYTIGRDEACNIQVELDNVSRRHARVSTKQGRMFVEDLGSTNGTYLNDQEVLSPQPLRSGDLVKVGGSIFKFLDGDNIETQYHETIYTLTIADGLTGVNNKRYFLEYLEREMGRSHRYHRPLTLMMFDIDHFKKINDVHGHLAGDYVLRELAQSIKRLVRREQCFARYGGEEFALVMPEDGPDKAKLFAEKIRKMIEEKTFVFEDKEIPVTISIGVAEMASDMTEPTQFIKVADANLYRAKKAGRNRVIP, from the coding sequence ATGGCAGCCGACGAAACTCGGGTCACTAAAATCTCTTCGGTCAATGTACGGAACGCGGCCAACAGGGATTGCTGCCTCGTCCAGATTCACGGGCCGGAGCTGGGGAAGAAGTACGTGCTCGAGGACATCGAGTACACCATCGGCCGGGACGAGGCCTGCAACATCCAAGTGGAACTGGACAACGTGTCCCGCCGCCACGCCCGCGTGAGCACCAAGCAGGGCCGCATGTTCGTGGAGGACTTGGGCTCCACCAACGGCACCTACCTGAATGATCAGGAGGTGCTCAGCCCGCAGCCGCTGCGCAGCGGAGACCTGGTGAAGGTGGGGGGCTCCATCTTCAAGTTCCTCGATGGCGACAACATCGAGACGCAGTACCACGAGACCATCTACACGCTGACGATCGCGGACGGTCTCACCGGGGTGAACAACAAGCGCTACTTCCTGGAGTACCTGGAGCGGGAGATGGGGCGCTCGCACCGGTACCACCGGCCGTTGACGCTGATGATGTTCGACATCGACCACTTCAAGAAGATCAACGACGTGCACGGTCACCTTGCGGGTGACTACGTGCTGCGCGAGCTGGCGCAGTCCATCAAGCGGCTGGTGCGGCGCGAGCAGTGCTTCGCGCGCTACGGCGGCGAGGAGTTCGCGCTGGTGATGCCCGAGGACGGGCCGGACAAGGCGAAGCTGTTCGCGGAGAAGATCCGGAAGATGATCGAGGAGAAGACCTTCGTCTTCGAGGACAAGGAGATCCCGGTCACCATCTCGATTGGCGTGGCGGAGATGGCCTCGGACATGACGGAGCCCACCCAGTTCATCAAGGTGGCGGACGCGAACCTGTACCGGGCGAAGAAGGCAGGCCGGAACCGGGTGATCCCGTAA
- a CDS encoding RtcB family protein produces MQPNLNRLLRALAREGLEVTYDGRLYTVRLQGDANAPPAEVLLPPDLPVEGKAFRQLAHLAALKHPRGGEVLRVRATPDFHPGDSGVAIGSVLHTRGLVVPAAVGTDINCGMRLHVADLSVEDFLSRRDAFVERMKGHYFFGTRDVAMSSHAAEALLRDGIPGWLLETMEHPLGCAVKADLGQLDRESTRIHLGGSLEGDPAWAPSGLVKPGVVRDAGLATIGGGNHFVEVQRVEAVTDRARAWEWGVREGQLAFMIHSGSRDVGKHVGMAWLDRAREAWPQGASFPESGILPLADPELVAEYLRAEATAANYAFLNRLLLAELLRHTLRELFGDVEAPLVYDVPHNITLPWEGGWLARKGACPAEAGQPVIIPGSMGAASYLMVGCGDAAALASASHGAGRARSRFSMARGGADHREAALGLTGVDCITLRQERRIEEAPAAYKPIGPVVAAQVEAGIVREVARLAPLLTFKA; encoded by the coding sequence ATGCAGCCGAACTTGAATCGGCTCCTCCGGGCGCTCGCCCGCGAGGGGCTCGAGGTGACCTATGACGGTCGCCTCTATACGGTCCGCCTCCAGGGTGATGCGAATGCGCCGCCCGCCGAGGTTCTCCTCCCGCCGGACCTGCCCGTGGAGGGCAAGGCCTTCCGGCAGCTCGCCCACCTGGCCGCCCTGAAGCACCCGCGCGGCGGCGAAGTCCTGCGCGTGCGCGCCACCCCTGACTTCCACCCGGGAGACTCCGGCGTGGCCATCGGCTCGGTGCTGCACACGCGCGGCTTGGTCGTGCCCGCTGCGGTGGGCACGGACATCAACTGCGGCATGCGCCTGCACGTAGCGGATCTGAGCGTGGAGGACTTCCTCTCCCGCCGGGACGCCTTCGTGGAGCGCATGAAGGGTCACTACTTCTTCGGCACGCGGGACGTGGCCATGTCCTCGCACGCCGCCGAGGCGCTGCTGCGCGACGGTATCCCCGGCTGGCTCCTGGAGACGATGGAGCACCCGCTGGGCTGCGCCGTGAAGGCGGACCTGGGGCAGCTGGATCGCGAGTCCACGCGCATCCACCTGGGAGGCTCGCTGGAGGGCGATCCGGCGTGGGCGCCCTCGGGGCTGGTGAAGCCGGGGGTGGTGCGGGATGCGGGGCTGGCGACCATCGGTGGAGGCAACCACTTCGTCGAGGTGCAGCGCGTGGAGGCGGTGACAGACCGGGCGCGGGCCTGGGAGTGGGGCGTGCGCGAGGGCCAGCTGGCGTTCATGATCCATTCGGGCTCGCGCGACGTGGGCAAGCACGTGGGCATGGCGTGGCTGGATCGGGCCCGCGAGGCGTGGCCGCAGGGCGCCTCTTTCCCCGAGAGCGGCATCCTCCCGCTGGCGGATCCGGAGCTCGTGGCGGAGTACCTCCGGGCCGAGGCCACTGCGGCGAACTACGCCTTCCTGAACCGGCTGCTGCTGGCGGAGCTGCTGCGGCACACGCTGCGCGAGCTGTTCGGGGACGTGGAGGCGCCGCTGGTCTACGACGTGCCTCATAACATCACCTTGCCGTGGGAGGGCGGCTGGCTGGCGCGCAAAGGGGCCTGCCCGGCCGAGGCGGGCCAGCCAGTCATCATCCCCGGCTCGATGGGAGCGGCGTCCTACCTGATGGTGGGCTGCGGAGACGCGGCGGCGCTGGCCTCGGCCTCGCACGGGGCAGGGCGGGCGCGGTCGCGCTTCTCCATGGCGCGGGGCGGGGCGGATCACCGCGAAGCGGCGCTGGGGCTCACCGGAGTGGACTGCATCACCCTGCGCCAGGAGCGCCGCATCGAGGAGGCTCCCGCCGCGTACAAGCCGATTGGCCCGGTGGTGGCCGCGCAGGTGGAGGCCGGCATCGTCCGCGAGGTGGCGCGGCTGGCTCCGCTGCTGACGTTCAAGGCCTGA